The sequence below is a genomic window from Paramisgurnus dabryanus chromosome 4, PD_genome_1.1, whole genome shotgun sequence.
TGGATCCATTTTATGTTGTACAAAACACTGTCACTTGTCGACCATGTGTGTGTGAATTTTAGGAAGAGAGAAGGGGTGTTAAATAAACTTTCAGCTGCAAGACACAGATAATATATACGGTAGAGGTGAGACGCTTTAGGCACCTCACGATTTAATTTTAAGAAACTTTTCAATGCATCATACATTTTTCAGGAAAGAGAAAGTGAATGAAACCTTTTAAAGTTTTCCATCTAAATGTAATTGCGTTTCCAAAACCTATTAAATTTAGATATGGCTTACGGTTTTGTCTTACCTCTACGCTGTTTGAATCAGAAGAAGTCTTAATGATAAGCCCCACAACATACTTCTTTATTCCTGTGAACAGAGAAGTTATTTGTGCACAAATACTTTAATACATACATTTTATGCATGTACAGCGATACAAGTTTTAAAATGAAGTCACAAAACATATTCCTGGATTTTAGGTCGTAAAAACAGTACTTAAAggggtttcccggacagggtttagattaatccaggactatatgttaagatatgtcagtgcacgattgttttaaatgaaggcagctcaaacatgcattttagtctgggattagaataagccctgtccaggaaaccaccccaaagagttctcatgtatgcatttgaaataatagacactttaaattaaaataattttaattttaataaaatgttaatctaatttaaataaaatgttcttAACTCTTTAGAACTCATAAAGAATGAGGACTAGTTTCATTTTTATTTCGCTTTAAATTATTCTTACACCAAAGTGTCGCTCACCTTCACATTGATTACGTGGAAGAATTTTCCAGCGCGTTTTGATCACAGTCTCCAGTATCTGAAGAGCGTAGTACTGCAATGCAAAAAGCAATTATGTTAAAATCGAACATCAGCAGAATAAATTATCCATTTGCTTAATGCAAGAGATTTTGTCAGTGTCCAAAAGCTATAAAATGCTGCCTTCGGAGACTGCATTCCAAGACAGGGAGGCATCAAGGAACGTCCGAATCCAACGCTTGCTTTACTTCCTGTCTACCTTCATCTGGGGCAAACCGGTGTGCAACATTTTGCTACGGTTTTGAACTACATGTTTCCTGGAACGGGTTTGAGATACGTTTTCTCTTATTTGGTGGGTGTGTTAAAACTGTTAGCCCAATCAGCagcaacatgtaaataaaccatGTGGTACTAAAGAGACAGCTTGCACAATGGGTCCAAGTTGGAATGTTCTCTTTAATTCTGGAAGTGACTGTAACATTGAgcgtattttacagtattaaacacgtATTTGAATGATTTCATCAGGCTccgaaaacataaaaaacacaaagaatTGCTTTCTCAGCTGCCATAGAAGCTCTTGCGTCATCAGAACGGGGTGTTCACGCGCCACCATTTCTGTCTAAAAACgtttttgtcggggctgaacacAACCCTGATGGATTTTGAAAGGCAGCATATACGTATCCTTCACTGCCTATCATGTCCAACAATGCTATGCGTGTGCGTGCATGACGAAGGCAATTGGTCTTGCAGCATCAAGCTCGAAAAACAAAATGGTGGGCGAGAAACGTTCAAAACTTTTGAATGCATTTCTAGCAAAAAAATGTACTGTTCTTTTATAAATACGTGATAGGTGGTTGTCGTAAAAACGCTTTATAATTTGCTTTATAACAAACGCTGCCTCCAAAGTCATTGCCTGATTGGCCAGAGCTTTCTATcggtttagaaaatatatttcCTCTCAGTGGTAGCCCTAAATGCATGTTTGCTTGGCATTATGCATTAACACATATACACCAATGTTGGCATACCTTGGTTTTCATGTTCTGGGAGAACTCCAATATAGTGTCAACTCTGGTCCAGGCATCTGGGTGATCCTTCAGGTTGGTGAGGACTTCTTGTGCCAGTCTTTgctaaaataaaagataactTTTTGACACACCTGTCTATAGATGTTCAGAAGTGTCTCAGTGATGGTAAACAAATGCTTACCTGAGATCCGACATCATAGTACATGGAGTTGACGACATTGTCCAGCAGGTTGATGTCTAACTTCTGACTGAAATCTAGCAGCTGTCGTGCTGTGTGATCCGCCAACATGGTCATATCTGCCGGCATAGAGCTGCAGGAAGGGGTTGAGGGGATAGTGAACACAGTTTTAGCAAATATCACATCAGTTATTTTTATCCCAACACATTTTGATTTGCATCCAATGTAATCTGGGGGGAAATTTGAAACACTGAGGTGACTTTGATACCATTAATGAATCAATGGCTCATAACACGTGGCTTAAAACACAATATTTAAGCATGAATTGATAGTGAAGGAAAACACATTTATTGCTTAACTCACTTTTAAAAgcgtctttttttatttattattacgcTGTGCGTGTTTTTACTACGAGTAAAGCATTGGACATGCAAGCAGACGCGTTactgaataaatataaaatacacaaaGATGAAACTACTTTAACGAGAGCTGCACGTGAGCCAGCAAATACAGTAACGGCGCGCGGTGAGTGACAAAACTCGTTTCGTTTTTGCGCACCACCAGCAGCAAACTAGCACTTCATTCAACTCACTTCTCTCACTGATTAGTAGTTTATGACACAAATACCACACTCATTCTGAATACACACCCTTAAACTTACCTGTTTTAACCAATGCTCCTTATTTCGCCAATGAAACCGATACAAACTTGGATTAGGAGAGACAGGCAACGGGAAAATGCGCATCAAAACAGAAATAAGCTCGGGTAACAAAGTATGTTTTATCTCATTTCACACGGCAGCAGTGTGTAAAACAAGTCAACGCGAGCATCAAGCAAGTTCACTTCAAAGGCTAACTAACGTAACGTGCTAGCACACTACTTAGCGGACACTACAAAGCAGAACACAGAATGTATGAAACACCCTCAAATTAAGGATTTGTGTCgttattttaatgattttcttCAGCAATTCAATCCGAGTCCTTTTTCAGTCAGCAGCCCGTGCTGGTTCATCTATCTCGTCCACAAACTCGCTTTATCTGCTCATTCCGTGTCACAAGAGCAGCTTGAAACCCAATCGTTAGTTTATTGGTAGTTAATCGTTTGTCTAGTACAGAAAAACGTTGTTTATAAAGCAGATATCTGCGTGAGGTCTGTGACCCAGCTCTTCTCCAGTCTTATGCATCACACGCAAGACTGGTTGAAACCGGTTCAGACTGGTGTATTCCATCTCGGTTTAGTTTTCAGGCCGTAGCGCCGCGTAAAATTCGGACTGCGAACACGCCCTCCTCCGCAGCTGATTGGCTGGAGAGGGAGCGTCTGGTGCTTTTCTTGTATGGGATTGGACGGTGTCGCTGTCGGTCAGCGTTAAGTCCTCCCATCGCGTCGTTTGCCCTTGGTTTCATGTATGAGGCGGGTTTTTCATCGCAGCGTGATGTGGGTTGGACCGCGCGTGGAGTGTGGAAAATTACTGAGACTTTGCCTGCGATGTACAAACAGTAACTGACCGTGGTGTGTATTTTTAGACCGTACCTCGTGTTTAAAACGTTTTAATATGcttgtatttatattttataactaaaaGAAACCAAAACACGATGATAAAATCGTAATAGTAAAGTTAATTTATTACTTCTATTCTATAATACATCacatttacaataaaataataacacgaATAATGTAATACAGTGTAAATATAACACACGAAATTCTATAACATGATCTTGTAACGTTAACGTTAGTATTACAATGCAAAACCAATTGCAGATCGTTTTTGTTTCTGTTGACTTGTGAAATGTGACCTTGAACGGTTTTGACAGATTTACATATTAAACATAATAGCGCGCTGATggttgttcaattaaaattttattaaaaatattcagaagaaagataaacacatatattttataaaaaaaaaacaccatcCATCTCCACAAGGGGCACACGTGAGACTAACAACATGAATACATTCACTCATGTTCATCCATTTTCTGATTCTCTCATTTTTCTTTATCATGAACCAATACTTCCTGATCTGCTTCTGTTGCTATGGTGACTGTTGTTACTGTCGCTTCCTTTGCTGCTCTGGCTGCGCTTACTGATGATGTCATCATGGTCTTCCTGCTCTTCATCAACATTCAGCTCATCATCAAATGAGTGGTCTGTATCATCCCCATTTTCCTCATCACTGTCATGATATTCGTTTGGTTTTTCATCTTCGTCCAAGTGGTCCTCCTCCACTTCTTGATCATACTCCTCATAATCATCAGGGTAATCATCATGGAGAGAATCCTGCAGGTTTCCATATTCCAGGGGATCTTCGTTTCTGTTTTCATTATGAGAGAAATAATTAAACCAATTCAGaaacttaaaacaaaaatagataTACATTTTGGAGCAATTTACCAGACAGGTTTTAGATTAGTCCAGTTGTAGTAgtacatttatgttgtttttacaaaaaaacattaaaggcggagtgcaaaatgtttgaaagccaatgttgatatttgaaatcacctaaacatacACGCCCCTTCCCAAATTGAATCTGGACctttttttgatagacccgccccacacatacacaacccatagactgtaaaagaTGCAAGGATGTCGgtaagtagacacgccccttacaaACCAAAgccactgatatatgttaagataagTTAgcgcaaggtgtttttaaattaatgcaAGCATGCATTTTTGTCTGGGACTAgtataaaccctgtctgggaacccccccccccatagtcttaacatttttaaagtcacaataaaattaatattaaaaacttgaatttattttggaatattgtggcaTTTTTTACGAATGATTTATCTGTGAGCtccattatttttataaaaatgcatgtgccctcataatctttaatcaaaaatgcaaacgTCCTCCCCTGCTCGAAACAATCTCTATTTACGTCCGGTCTTGAGGAATGGTGTGAGGGTGGGGGCTGGTTAAAGAtaagcaaatagcaacatgactcAACTTCCAATGATACAATCAATTCTCGATAAACAAATTCAAGTCCCGCCCTACcttttttctaattttagaaGCCGTTTCACTCAGATATATGTTACGATGGGGAAAATAAGACAGTCGCTACTTCCAtttaatttttactttaaaattaattaatatgtatGGACACCAATAGAGATTTTATCTAAACAAATTGAATGTATAGATTATGCTATTTTatgttttgtataaaatgttattatgtAAAGTCTTCAATATTAATGTTAACCAGAACAGAGTACAACTCCAAATTAGTCATACCTGGATGTGGGAGGAGTCTGGCTGTCTGAGAAGGCGGCAGGGCTTGAAGTGCCCTGTCTGGGCTTTAGGCCTTTAGGAGCTTTTTCGCTAACAAACGATTCATTCAGACCACATCCATGCAAAGTATCAGAGTAGAGCTTTTCTGCTGCCCTCTTAGCATTCATCTGGATATACAAAAGAGAGAGCCTTACATCTTTATCATCATATGTGTGTTAGGTATAGGGTCATGGTATCCACAATAAATTTTCATAGTTGACCAAACATATTATACTCTATAAAAGACAGAGCTCACCTGTGCTACCTGCTCCAGCAGCAAGGGTCTCCCTTTAACTCGCTCCTGGATTGCTCTCATCTCTTCCTGATACTCTTTACATCTCTGGATACCTTGTTTCCTGTTAACATGTACAAAGTGTAACATTTGCAATGGTTTGCTTTTTTACTTCATGTGCTGTAGTATTGTCTCTCCTCCTTTAACTTGGGTCCATCCTATTCTTAAATATTTGGCTACTTGTCCTAAGCAGGTGTGACCCACTGTccactttttatattgactaATTTCATATAGACATATCAGTCAAAATGTAAGTATATTAAACCATCAGAGGCTAATGTGTAGTTTTGAATTGTAGTTAACCCAGGTTATACACAAATGAGATTAATCAATATCCCCTCAGGGTTTTAGAGGTTACCTAAACTCTTTGAGTTTACACTGGCTTGTTTGAGCCAGGGCAACGTGCGGGTCATTCGCCTGGGCTCGCTTTGAGATCACTCTTTGTAGtttcctctctctctgtttttGCTTCTCCTTCCACTTCTCGTCCTCTTCTTCTGCCTTCTTTCTCTGCTCTAGGACTTTTCTACTCAGAGGGGTAAAAAGAGCTGATGTCTAGGCACATGAAACTTTTCAGTAAAGCTAGGTGCACACCAAGACGACTGTCGTGCAGGTTTTCAATGTCGTCTCACTTAATTTAAGATATGGCTCATAAGACATTAAGTATATTTGAAGAATTTGTCTGTGGTAAGCAAGATTTGTGTGAAACTGGTGAGCAGTTTTACATTTTGGAAAATTAATACCAACTCCTGCCACCTGGTGGTTCGAATAGTTATCTCATGCAGGCACAAAATGGACAAGGTATGTTTGGTGTGTCAGGGCGAATTTGAACACAAACGCTGCCAGCATGCAGGGAATGTGAGCCGACCCCACAGTCTGTGCCAACTTTGTTGGCGTCGGCTTGGTGTGTCCTTAACCTAAGCGACACCAGTTGCGATGTGACAGTAAGCCAGCAGGGACAGGGTTTTGGATTCTTGGAGTGCACAGTGGACAAATACTGCCTTCAAATCCTACAAATTTCGTATTTACAAGACAAAAGTACATAACCACTACTTCAGTGTTGCCAGTGAATAAACTTGAGCTTTGAATGAAGTGCTGATGAAAAGCAACTTGATATTAACAAACAAAATGTGGTTGATTTGGTTGTACTAGTGTTCAAAAAGCTTGCTGTGTCTTTCAGGGTAAAGTTGTTAGTAGAAACTTTCCATGGACTTAAAGGCAGCACAAAGATTCAGGATCCTAACACAAACACAACTACCGCAAGCACATCAGGGTTCCCACTCACAGTATTTGAAGTCTTTACTGCTGGATTTATGCAATGGCAATGGGAGACACTGGATGGAAAAGGTACATCTCTGGTTCCACAAACATTAACTAGATCCAAAAGAGGTGCACTAAGGGTCACTGAGAAAGTTCTAGCGGGGTAAAGCTATAGAACAGGACTACGTTTACAGAATTTGTCCCGTTGGTATCGTGGTTACCTCACAGCTTCTTGTCGCTTCTTGGCTGCATCCGTGAACTTAGCAGACAAGTATTCCTGACTTCCAGACACTGAGGAACAAAGAGATGATGAGGGCGACAAAGCCGGGGTGCTTACAAACGGCCAACGTGTTGGTCTTGGACTTTGCTTCTCTGCCTCGATATCTGCCATGATGCGTTCCTTGTGTGAAGCAATAGTAGCTGTGCGCAGTTTGAAGGGTTCGCATGCCGTCAAGGGCCGTACATCCCTCCGTTTCTCCAGCTGCTTCCGAAACCTCCTATAACTTGCATCAAAGTCTGGAACTTCTGTGATGATCTTGGGTCTGCAGACTTGCTTGTCTTCCTGGGCAGCTTTATGTGCTTGTCTCTCGCTAATGCGACGTGCTAACATGCTGGGTGGCATGGATGCACTGTGAAGCAACTCTTCTGCCCGCATCTGCATCTTTATCAACCGATAGAGTTCCTCTTCTCTTTGCTGTTCACCCAGGGCGGCCTCCTTCACTGCCCGAGGAACAGGTTTTGCCctgaacggacgtttccttctCTCCTCTTCCTCTTTATCCAGTATGAGCATTTGTTTATGAAGCTCGGCCTCTTTCAGCTCTTTCTTCAGCCGCTCGCGCTCTAGGAAGCTGAAGGGTCTCTCAGAGGCGTGAAGACGATGCTGCTCTGTCTCTCGATGAAGCCGCCTGCGCTCCTCGTCTTTCTCGTGTAGCTCCTCGTAAAGCGGAAGGCGTACATGTGCGGGCACCGGGCTGGCACGGAACTTTCGCTGACATTCTGTGATCTCCTCCAATTGGCGCCTGAGGTCTTGGTTTTCTCGTTCGATTTCAGAACGTGACTTTACGCCCTTTTTTCGTCGTTCTGCCTCACGAAGTGTCATCTGGAAAGGTTGGGGAACCGTGACTCTCGGATGCCAACCATCGTCTTCAGCTTGCTTCTGTTTTTTTTGTTGACCCCTCACCTTACCACTAGGTTTGTTGGTGCCCTGGTAGTCTCGTGGCAGACTCTGAAGTGAGGATGAAAATGGAGACTGTTGAGGTATAGAAAGCGGTTGCACTCTGAAGTCCTGCCACATTTTCTTTATGTGCTCTTTCGGGGAGAGGAGGGGTCCTGCATTGTAGTGGCTCTGGTCTTCTTGGCCAACGTCAGCAACGTGCTCCTCAACAGACATGTCTGAGAGGTTCGAATTGCGCCGCAGCTCCAAAGCAGACTGGGCTTTTTTCAGACTGCCAATAAACATCGGATTCGATCTTTCCCGATGTGAactgtataaaaaaatacagtaaatctgCAGTTGAACCAAATGTTAATGATATCAGTATTCTGATAAGGTAATTCAACTTACCGATGGGTTTGATCATTAAGCTGCAGTTTCTTGCGATACATAAGTTCGAGTTCAGCCATCGTTTGAAGATGAGCTTTCTTCAGCTGCTCTAGTTTATGGTAGTACTCTTGGTTGGAGAAGTAGAGCTGCTTAAAGTCAATGTTATCGCCCGGCAAACTGTAGTCTTTGATCATCACAGGATTGTTGTCTTTGGTAGGAGGGTCAACATCCAGATCAGATCCCGAATCATATTCTATCTAATAAAATAAACagcaaaatattctttaaataataaaatctaCATAACAATACAAATGTCTTGGGCCCTTTGATGTTGTGGCGCCCAGTCAGGTCTTCTATTCTATAGTCTATTTTTAAGTCCGGAGTAGTCTGTTTTAGTGTACGCGAACATACACACACCGTCAAATCACAACCTTGCAAAATATAGTTTATTTGATTCGTATGTTCGACGCATGAGCATTGCGACAAATTGGCTACATTTACATTCTCCTGTAGGAACATGCATGGCCTACACTTACAATGTACGTGGGTGCGCGTACATATGACATAAATTGCGTCATGCGCACTGTAAGTGGACCCTCGCGAACGCGCCAAAAATGCATCATACTTTAGCCTTTAGATCTATGGGGTCAAtggcaaaaaaattttttcccATGCTTCATGAATGTAGGTGTTTGTAATGTAAGgtgatgtgtgtgtatgtgtgtgtgtaagctGTTAATCTGCAGGTCTGTCAGCTTTAGGAGCAGATGGCAGATTGTGTTCTTCATTCAGACATGAGATTCACACAGTTCTTCGCCGTACTCAACAGAAGCATCACCGTTTTACACACATACTGCACATTGACATAGCCGTCTGAAAAACTGCATAATATAAGTTTACCGTTTATAATGGTTAATTTAATGACTACCTCTAAAAACATTGTACATTTTTAGTTTACCTAAAGGAAGGTTTTGTCTCACAAAGTTTAACCATACACAACCATAGCAGAAAttctgcatttacatttatgcatttagcaaacactttaatccaaagcaatttacaaTATTCAAGTTATGGTTTATCAGTAAGGGTGTTTCCTTGGAATCAAACCCCTGACCTTTGCATTACTTACACAGTGCTgaaactgagctacaggaaaacCATTCAAGACCTCTCACATCAGTACCAGGCCTGATCATAATgcacatttttgaaaatgtggtGTACATGCTTGTGGTTAATACTTCAATTTCGAACCTGCCGACTTTGGCATGGATCCGGCATGGAGTTGTTTGCTGTCTGGGGTTAGCCACCTCACTTCTTACTGTTATCTATAAAACCATTATAAAGCCATTTTAAATAATCTTATATTGTGAGTTTATTggctaaaataaattaatgaactGGTACAAAACAACTGCTATACTGGTAAATCAAATTTTTAGGTTTTAGCAGTTAACTTGCCAGTGTATTCTGGTCTATATTCTGATAttatgcaatataaaaagcaATGCACTGAAGCGTGCAGCTGTGCACAAAAGTTCAGGTGATGCCACGCATTTTATGAAATCATGACGAattaaagtaagtttctaaataataatcaTAGCCTTATTTTTATCACTATTGGCTTCTATAGATTGAcctcagaaatgttttgtgcaaagcaggggaAGCGGTGTGTTAGCAGAAAGGAGAGATAATGAATTTGAGGAAGGTAAGATAAACTACATCCTCATCCAGTCAGGTCTCAGATATCAGAGGAAAATGTCTCAGGAAAACTTGTCAAGTCTACAGAATTGCATTATTGCTGAGAAAAGCAACAGATATAcgtgttctgtattttcagatttttatatttacttcaGTAACAAAATATTGCAGTAACTAAGTTACTGACTATATGACTTCTTGAAATATTATCATTGTGTAATGAAACCTAAATGCTTTCattagtttttaaaatattttcccaGTAGACTACTTGTTGCAGTGTAGAAATAGTGGGTTAaccaaagaaatgtatatatttcTGTGTTGCACACTAGCAGTCATAGGAAAATAATGGGgacctgtgccccagtagagctttatgtctagcgaCGCAAATTTAACCCACATCTCACATTCAGTGTATTTAGTCATTGCATTGTGTATTacaaaaaagtgttaaattaaaaaagttaaattaaaAAAGTGTATTATATTTGGGAATACTCTAACGcagttaaaaaaatgtttacaagttaaaaatatttataagcATCAAATAGAAGTGCAGTTGACAAACTTTTATTCGCCTCTACCTCTCTCTCATAGTCCAGGTTGCCGGGGAGTCCGTCGGGGGCGCGCGGCAGTGCTCTCTCCCTCTCGTACTGGGCTAACGGAACTTTAGTGCGCGGGTCTACCGGCGTCTTCAGACAGGACGTCACCAGCACGTTAGCGCGGTGACACTTCTCCATATTTCTTTCTCACTCATAACTCAATGAATAAATGCTTGAATGAAAGACCGCCCGCCACTCCCGCCGTAACAGATTTGCGTCTCCTTGACGACTGCGGTAGCGTACAGACGCTGGAGTGACGTTAGAGCTGCGGGGGCGCGCACGTAAGTAAAACCAGCGCTTTTTAATATTATCTTTTACCTGTTTGTTATATTTGCTATGTGTAAGTGATTATTGTcatgtttaatattatttttacctGTTTGTTATATTTGCTGTGTGTAAATGATTATTGACATGTTTATTGATTATAATGTGGCtgacaataataaaaatactacTATCACAATGATAAAAATATACCTTTTTTTCAAAGGAtagcattatttatttttatcttatttactatgtttaaaaaacttaagtGACCCGGATACTATAAACAGTTTTAACTGCATTCATCCGACGCACGACGTCTGgtctgaactttacttccgttttctgattttttttaatggtctgacaagttgttaaactgaactcttaaacaaatacccctttaaaaataacaaatttttatggtttcctaggtaatttacgtgttgtttattttgcttgttatataaataaactatgtttaaagtacTCTGTTATTTaatcttagcagagtttaccagaAATTACGTGTGGACCacaaaagccgcttgtttatgttgttactgctgaaaccgtcgatataacatttttataatgTGTTTTGTAGATAAGTGTTTTTCTAAACAGCTAACTTTACTGAAAACACTGACAAATCGCAACCAGCTAAACCACAGGTGTATGAACATTTTAGGTGAAGCAAAAATTACTAGATTAAATATTAGTATGTTTCAACATTATAAATTACTTGAGGTCATATTTATAAGTTTAAACTGTAAACATTAAAGACAGTTATATTTCACAGACTTAGTGCACAGTCTCTGAAAGGATAAAGTGATTAGCTAATAAGATTACAACTACTGACCTATATTAATGCTAAGCCATGACCAAAACCAGGTAAATCACTTACCAAACCTTCTATCTAAATAAGGCAAACAACAAAAAGCAGAAGTTATCGTGTCAAAAACAAGTTTTATTAAATTACTCCAGGTAACAGCTAAAGAAAGCGGCGGATCAGTGTTTCTTAGCGGGGTGCTTGCGGGACTTCCTTCAGTAATAACACTTATGCACACTTTATCGGGTATTCacctgaaaaacaaaaaaaggcaataaatgagaaaatttaattttttttatcaaacacacatgcattATTAACTTAATGGCG
It includes:
- the fam161a gene encoding protein FAM161A, which gives rise to MEKCHRANVLVTSCLKTPVDPRTKVPLAQYERERALPRAPDGLPGNLDYEREIEYDSGSDLDVDPPTKDNNPVMIKDYSLPGDNIDFKQLYFSNQEYYHKLEQLKKAHLQTMAELELMYRKKLQLNDQTHRSHRERSNPMFIGSLKKAQSALELRRNSNLSDMSVEEHVADVGQEDQSHYNAGPLLSPKEHIKKMWQDFRVQPLSIPQQSPFSSSLQSLPRDYQGTNKPSGKVRGQQKKQKQAEDDGWHPRVTVPQPFQMTLREAERRKKGVKSRSEIERENQDLRRQLEEITECQRKFRASPVPAHVRLPLYEELHEKDEERRRLHRETEQHRLHASERPFSFLERERLKKELKEAELHKQMLILDKEEEERRKRPFRAKPVPRAVKEAALGEQQREEELYRLIKMQMRAEELLHSASMPPSMLARRISERQAHKAAQEDKQVCRPKIITEVPDFDASYRRFRKQLEKRRDVRPLTACEPFKLRTATIASHKERIMADIEAEKQSPRPTRWPFVSTPALSPSSSLCSSVSGSQEYLSAKFTDAAKKRQEAVRKVLEQRKKAEEEDEKWKEKQKQRERKLQRVISKRAQANDPHVALAQTSQCKLKEFRKQGIQRCKEYQEEMRAIQERVKGRPLLLEQVAQMNAKRAAEKLYSDTLHGCGLNESFVSEKAPKGLKPRQGTSSPAAFSDSQTPPTSRNEDPLEYGNLQDSLHDDYPDDYEEYDQEVEEDHLDEDEKPNEYHDSDEENGDDTDHSFDDELNVDEEQEDHDDIISKRSQSSKGSDSNNSHHSNRSRSGSIGS